A stretch of the Lolium perenne isolate Kyuss_39 chromosome 3, Kyuss_2.0, whole genome shotgun sequence genome encodes the following:
- the LOC127339720 gene encoding mitogen-activated protein kinase kinase 9-like produces MAALASVPQTSRRLMPRLQAPHEMMRPRAPHEMMIRPSDATPDYANAMMKPEPELEFEALKLSDFDKVGDLGEGACGEASRVLVRHRGSGAVFALKTAYYSDPNSEEEAEVLRRVGRSPHLVRCHAIFRGADDEPAMLLELMDAGSLGRVLRHRDHHGLPEPALAEVAARCLAGLAHLHYACRVAHLDLKPDNLLADGRGNVRIGDFSVSRILSRVPGDRLRVSVAVGSTPYLSPERFAPNARAGPRGACAADVWSLGVTVLELFSGRCPILPGAQRTSWEMLKEAICCGKPPTVPEIATASASLRGFVDACLQKDPKRRATVAQLLAHPFVAGRDVESSRRSLREIIVETMYEQGAKDREERA; encoded by the exons ATGGCGGCATTAGCTTCCGTCCCGCAGACCAGCCGTCGTCTCATGCCTCGCCTCCAGGCGCCGCACGAGATGATGCGCCCACGAGCGCCCCACGAGATGATGATCCGCCCGTCCGACGCCACGCCTGATTATGCTAACGCCATGATGAAGCCAGAGCCAGAGCTAGAGTTTGAGGCGCTAAAGCTTTCGGACTTTGACAAGGTTGGCGACCTCGGCGAGGGCGCCTGCGGAGAAG CGAGCAGAGTTCTC GTGCGCCACCGCGGCTCCGGCGCGGTGTTCGCGCTCAAGACGGCGTACTACTCGGACCCCAACTCGGAGGAGGAAGCGGAGGTGCTCCGCCGCGTCGGAAGGTCGCCGCACCTCGTCCGCTGCCACGCCATCTTCCGCGGCGCCGACGACGAGCCCGCGATGCTGCTCGAGCTCATGGACGCCGGATCGCTCGGCCGCGTCCTCCGCCACCGCGATCACCACGGACTCCCTGAGCCCGCCCTGGCCGAGGTGGCCGCGCGGTGCCTCGCGGGCCTAGCCCACCTCCACTACGCGTGCCGCGTCGCGCACCTCGACCTCAAGCCCGACAACCTCCTCGCCGACGGCCGCGGGAACGTCAGGATCGGCGACTTCAGCGTGTCCAGGATCTTGTCTCGCGTCCCCGGCGATCGCCTCCGGGTCTCCGTAGCCGTCGGCTCCACGCCGTACTTGAGCCCCGAGCGGTTCGCGCCCAACGCCCGCGCCGGGCCGCGCGGCGCCTGCGCTGCCGACGTCTGGAGCTTGGGCGTCACCGTCCTGGAGCTGTTCTCCGGGAGGTGTCCCATCCTGCCCGGGGCTCAGAGGACCTCATGGGAAATGCTCAAGGAGGCTATCTGCTGCGGGAAGCCGCCGACGGTGCCGGAGATCGCTACGGCGTCGGCGTCGCTGCGAGGGTTCGTGGACGCCTGCCTGCAGAAGGATCCAAAGCGGCGCGCCACGGTGGCTCAGCTGCTCGCGCACCCGTTCGTCGCCGGCCGCGACGTGGAGTCGTCGCGCCGCTCGCTGCGGGAGATAATCGTGGAGACCATGTACGAGCAAGGAGCCAAGGATAGAGAGGAACGCGCCTAA